One window from the genome of Streptomyces sp. NBC_00708 encodes:
- a CDS encoding phosphoribosyltransferase: protein MDCEPISLILDVQAAASQLSPLGRELLRDDLEALPRILLDLASARGWNVVDHERFTAWAIPQLEKYDEVLVLDKLFVGPTGGDGPRYHRVAAHRRLGAAGQLVLDLSGLPDTLDAADPGVRVAVVDDAMYSGGTLTGVLDRLASYGFTVDRVFVSAATERARQHLERHSGVPVDAYFPEPVRGDVIHAHDVYPWLPHSGRRAEPPGTRVPARRISPLLHRNGAWLSDPELAQAPALRKVAASAVDRLRDHLGREPVATDVALLGTDVAVPLPSAADVPDSTPLRQLLAALL, encoded by the coding sequence ATGGACTGCGAGCCGATATCACTGATCCTGGACGTCCAGGCGGCCGCGAGCCAACTGAGCCCCCTCGGACGCGAGTTGCTGCGCGATGATCTCGAAGCCCTGCCTCGGATCCTGCTGGACCTGGCCTCCGCGCGCGGATGGAACGTCGTCGATCACGAGCGCTTCACCGCCTGGGCCATACCCCAGCTGGAGAAGTACGACGAAGTCCTGGTGCTGGACAAGCTCTTCGTCGGGCCAACCGGCGGGGACGGCCCCCGTTACCACCGTGTGGCCGCGCACCGGCGCCTGGGGGCCGCGGGTCAACTGGTGCTGGACCTCTCGGGACTGCCCGACACCCTGGATGCCGCAGACCCCGGAGTGCGCGTGGCCGTCGTGGACGACGCGATGTACAGCGGGGGCACCCTGACCGGAGTTCTGGACCGTCTCGCCTCGTACGGCTTCACCGTCGACCGCGTATTCGTCTCCGCAGCGACCGAACGGGCACGTCAGCATCTGGAACGGCACAGCGGTGTGCCCGTGGACGCATACTTCCCCGAGCCGGTCCGTGGTGACGTGATCCATGCCCATGACGTCTATCCGTGGCTGCCCCACTCGGGACGGCGCGCGGAGCCGCCGGGGACGCGGGTGCCCGCGCGCCGGATCTCGCCTCTCCTGCACCGAAACGGCGCCTGGCTGAGTGATCCCGAACTGGCTCAGGCACCGGCCCTGCGGAAGGTCGCGGCCTCAGCGGTGGACCGGCTGCGGGACCACCTCGGCCGTGAACCCGTGGCCACGGATGTCGCCCTGCTCGGCACCGATGTCGCGGTCCCCCTGCCGAGTGCTGCCGACGTGCCGGACAGCACACCTCTGAGACAGCTTCTGGCCGCTCTCCTCTGA
- the galE gene encoding UDP-glucose 4-epimerase GalE, with protein sequence MSKERGRILVTGGAGYIGSVIAARLVESGHRVTVLDDLSTGFREAVPSGAEFVQGRVQDAAEVLDSSYAVVMHFAAVAEVGESMVDPEKYWDTNVLGSFALLRAMRGAGVPRLVFSSTCAVYGEPAAGVISTSTPTAPVNPYGASKLAVDHMIAGESAAHGLAAVSLRYFNVAGAVASHGERHDPESHLIPLVLQVAQGRREAISIYGDDYATPDGTCVRDYIHVSDLADAHLLALDAAAPGEHLVCNLGNGNGFSVREVIAVARKVTGHPIPEVVAPRRPGDPATLVASSARARERLGWTPRRSDLSEMIQDAWDFARATAATEPTGA encoded by the coding sequence ATGAGCAAAGAACGAGGGCGGATATTGGTGACCGGCGGGGCCGGGTACATAGGTTCCGTCATCGCCGCACGTCTGGTCGAGTCCGGACACCGGGTAACCGTACTGGACGACCTGTCCACCGGCTTCCGTGAAGCCGTACCATCCGGTGCCGAATTCGTCCAGGGCCGCGTTCAGGACGCCGCCGAGGTGCTCGACTCCTCCTATGCGGTCGTGATGCACTTCGCCGCGGTCGCCGAGGTCGGTGAATCGATGGTCGATCCGGAGAAGTACTGGGACACGAACGTTCTCGGTAGCTTCGCACTGCTCCGGGCCATGCGCGGTGCAGGTGTGCCCAGGCTCGTCTTCTCCTCCACCTGCGCCGTGTACGGGGAGCCGGCAGCCGGTGTGATCTCGACCAGCACGCCGACCGCCCCCGTGAACCCGTACGGCGCCTCCAAGCTGGCGGTGGACCACATGATCGCCGGTGAGAGCGCCGCGCACGGCCTCGCGGCGGTGTCCCTGCGCTATTTCAACGTCGCGGGCGCGGTGGCTTCCCACGGAGAGCGCCACGATCCGGAATCGCACCTCATACCCCTGGTGCTGCAGGTCGCGCAGGGGCGGCGCGAGGCGATCTCCATTTACGGGGACGACTACGCCACACCCGATGGCACGTGTGTCCGCGACTACATCCATGTCTCCGATCTCGCTGACGCCCATCTCCTCGCTCTCGACGCTGCCGCGCCCGGGGAGCACCTGGTCTGCAACCTCGGCAACGGCAACGGCTTCTCCGTACGAGAGGTGATTGCGGTGGCGCGCAAGGTGACCGGACACCCCATCCCCGAGGTCGTCGCCCCGCGCCGGCCCGGTGATCCCGCGACACTGGTCGCTTCCTCCGCCCGTGCCCGGGAAAGGCTGGGATGGACGCCGCGCCGCTCGGATCTGTCGGAGATGATCCAGGACGCGTGGGATTTCGCTCGGGCGACTGCCGCGACGGAGCCCACCGGCGCCTGA
- a CDS encoding MarR family winged helix-turn-helix transcriptional regulator: MSTSAGGATPPGPGPVDLWSAFKRAHEVVRARVIADTADAAGLSEPDLTILVSLSKAGGSLRQSELAATLGWDRTRISHQLTRMSKRDLITRERAGGVTVTLTETGNRTIAAVHPGLEAAVRRHFTDKLSARETETLAALLRRL; the protein is encoded by the coding sequence ATGTCAACATCGGCCGGCGGAGCCACGCCGCCCGGACCGGGTCCGGTGGACCTCTGGTCCGCCTTCAAGCGCGCCCATGAGGTGGTCAGGGCCCGCGTGATCGCCGACACCGCCGACGCGGCGGGCCTGTCCGAGCCCGACCTGACGATCCTGGTCAGCCTGAGCAAGGCGGGCGGCTCCCTGCGCCAGAGCGAGCTGGCCGCGACGCTCGGCTGGGACCGTACGCGCATCTCGCACCAGCTCACCCGCATGAGCAAGCGCGACCTGATCACCCGCGAACGGGCCGGCGGCGTCACCGTCACCCTCACCGAAACGGGGAACCGGACGATCGCCGCCGTACACCCCGGCCTGGAGGCCGCCGTGCGCCGCCACTTCACCGACAAGCTCTCCGCACGGGAGACGGAAACCCTGGCCGCGCTTCTGCGTCGGCTCTAG
- the valS gene encoding valine--tRNA ligase codes for MTRYGSPLPDKPSLDGLESKWSSFWGETDVYRFVRPGSRDAVFSIDTPPPTVSGSLHVGHVFSYTHTDIVARFQRMRGKHVFYPMGWDDNGLPTERRVQNYYGVRCDPSLPHDPEFVAPTPIAERTGKDKKAPAVSISRQNFVELCEKLTAEDELVFEELWRKLGLSVDWSTQYTTIGKEAQRVAQASFLRLVQRGEAYQSEAPTMWDVSFRTAVANAEVVEKDVSGAYHRVAFKHGTQDVHIETTRPELLPACVALVAHPDDERYQSLVGQEVTSPLFGVRVPVVAHRAADPEKGSGIAMICTFGDATDVMWWRELKLPTRTVIGRDGRLLPLDFSELPTEDTAGAQGLYDRIVGKTVHTAREILVEELRSTGGLVGEPRPTTRAVKFFEKGDKPLEVVSSRQWFIKTVEHREQLLARGAEIDWHPAHMQSRYNDWVQGLNIDWLISRQRFFGVPFPLWYALDEAGQPDYRAPILPDESVLPIDPSSDCPPGFTEDQRDKPNGFMGEPDVMDTWATSSLSPQLASGWLSDPELYNQVYPMDLRPQGHDIIRTWLFTTVVRSQLEANTTPWKHAALSGWILDPDRKKMSKSQGNVVTPGHLLDEYGADAVRYWAASGRPGTDTAFDPQQMKIGRRLAMKLLNASKFVLSLPAPSAGAKATEPLDKAVLAKLAATTEDATKALEGFDYTTALDAIERFFWFFCDYYVELVKERSYGKGSEEGAESARATLRHTLDIVTRMFAPVLPYTAEETWSWTHESTVHLASWPTSADLWETASGTRPELADAAASAIAVIRRAKSTAKVSMRAEVARAVVQAPAAVLDDVRLVAADIQAAGVVSELAFQSTEDGELTVEVDLA; via the coding sequence GTGACGCGCTATGGCTCTCCGCTGCCGGACAAGCCTTCGCTCGACGGGTTGGAATCGAAGTGGTCGTCGTTCTGGGGTGAGACGGACGTATACCGTTTCGTCCGGCCCGGAAGTCGCGACGCCGTATTCTCGATCGACACGCCGCCGCCCACGGTCAGCGGCTCGCTCCATGTCGGCCACGTCTTCAGCTACACCCACACGGACATCGTCGCCCGCTTCCAGCGGATGCGCGGCAAGCACGTCTTCTACCCGATGGGCTGGGACGACAACGGGCTGCCGACCGAGCGCCGGGTGCAGAACTACTACGGCGTGCGCTGCGACCCGTCGCTCCCCCACGATCCGGAGTTCGTCGCCCCCACACCGATCGCCGAGCGGACGGGCAAGGACAAGAAGGCCCCCGCGGTCAGCATCTCGCGGCAGAACTTCGTCGAATTGTGCGAGAAGCTCACCGCCGAGGACGAGCTGGTCTTCGAGGAACTGTGGCGCAAGCTCGGCCTCTCCGTCGACTGGTCGACGCAGTACACGACGATCGGCAAGGAGGCACAGCGCGTCGCGCAGGCTTCCTTCCTCCGCCTGGTCCAGCGAGGAGAGGCGTACCAGTCCGAGGCGCCCACCATGTGGGATGTCTCCTTCCGGACCGCGGTGGCCAATGCCGAGGTGGTCGAGAAGGACGTCTCGGGCGCGTACCACCGTGTGGCGTTCAAGCACGGCACCCAGGACGTGCACATCGAGACGACCCGTCCCGAGCTGCTGCCCGCCTGTGTGGCCCTGGTGGCCCACCCGGACGACGAGCGCTACCAGTCCCTCGTGGGCCAGGAAGTCACGTCGCCCTTGTTCGGGGTGCGTGTGCCGGTCGTCGCCCATCGCGCCGCGGACCCCGAGAAGGGCAGCGGCATCGCCATGATCTGCACCTTCGGCGACGCGACCGACGTCATGTGGTGGCGTGAGCTGAAGCTCCCGACCCGCACCGTCATCGGCCGTGACGGCCGACTGCTGCCCCTGGACTTCAGCGAACTGCCGACCGAGGACACCGCGGGGGCCCAGGGCCTTTACGACCGGATCGTCGGCAAGACGGTGCACACCGCCCGGGAGATCCTTGTCGAGGAGCTGCGCAGCACCGGTGGGCTGGTCGGCGAGCCCCGGCCGACCACTCGTGCGGTCAAGTTCTTCGAAAAGGGCGACAAGCCGCTCGAGGTCGTCAGCAGCCGCCAGTGGTTCATCAAGACGGTCGAGCACCGCGAGCAGCTGCTCGCCCGCGGCGCCGAGATCGACTGGCACCCGGCGCACATGCAGTCGCGCTACAACGACTGGGTCCAGGGACTGAACATCGACTGGCTGATCAGCCGGCAGCGCTTCTTCGGTGTGCCCTTCCCCCTGTGGTACGCCCTCGATGAGGCCGGGCAGCCCGACTACCGGGCCCCGATCCTTCCCGACGAGTCGGTCCTTCCGATCGACCCGTCCAGCGACTGCCCGCCCGGGTTCACCGAGGACCAGCGGGACAAGCCGAACGGCTTCATGGGCGAACCCGATGTCATGGACACATGGGCCACCTCGTCGCTGAGCCCCCAGCTGGCATCCGGCTGGCTGTCCGACCCGGAGCTCTACAACCAGGTGTACCCGATGGACTTGCGTCCTCAGGGCCACGACATCATCCGTACGTGGCTGTTCACCACAGTCGTGCGCTCCCAGCTCGAGGCGAACACCACTCCGTGGAAGCACGCTGCCCTCTCCGGGTGGATCCTCGACCCCGACCGCAAGAAGATGTCCAAGTCCCAGGGGAACGTCGTCACTCCCGGGCATCTGCTCGACGAGTACGGCGCCGACGCGGTCCGTTACTGGGCGGCCAGCGGACGCCCGGGGACCGATACCGCCTTCGACCCGCAGCAGATGAAGATCGGCCGCCGTCTGGCCATGAAGCTGCTCAACGCGAGCAAGTTCGTGCTTTCGCTGCCTGCGCCGAGCGCCGGGGCGAAGGCGACGGAGCCCCTGGACAAGGCTGTTCTCGCGAAGCTGGCCGCGACGACGGAGGACGCCACAAAGGCGCTCGAAGGCTTCGACTACACGACGGCACTGGACGCCATCGAGCGGTTCTTCTGGTTCTTCTGCGACTACTACGTCGAACTGGTCAAGGAGCGGTCCTACGGCAAGGGTTCCGAGGAGGGCGCGGAATCGGCACGGGCCACACTTCGGCACACTCTCGACATCGTCACCAGGATGTTCGCCCCCGTCCTCCCCTACACGGCGGAGGAGACATGGTCGTGGACCCACGAGTCGACCGTGCACCTCGCCTCGTGGCCGACGAGCGCGGACCTGTGGGAGACGGCCTCCGGCACGCGTCCGGAGCTTGCCGACGCCGCCGCTTCGGCCATCGCCGTCATCCGTCGCGCCAAGTCCACCGCCAAGGTCTCGATGCGGGCCGAGGTCGCCCGTGCCGTGGTTCAGGCGCCTGCCGCCGTACTGGACGATGTCCGGCTCGTCGCCGCCGACATCCAGGCAGCCGGAGTCGTGTCCGAGCTGGCCTTCCAGAGCACGGAGGACGGCGAGCTCACGGTCGAGGTCGACCTGGCCTGA
- a CDS encoding acyl carrier protein, which produces MNETESVSAGSTAQPAIPEQVMREAVSAVLAVRLPDGENHVPDFTVGGPRSTPLESIGVDSLLIAEIIVELEERLDVLLELRSGTRLETLAELYSALAPAGPS; this is translated from the coding sequence ATGAATGAGACCGAATCCGTGTCCGCGGGCTCCACCGCACAGCCGGCCATTCCGGAGCAGGTTATGCGCGAGGCCGTTTCCGCAGTTCTCGCCGTACGCCTGCCCGATGGGGAGAATCACGTCCCCGACTTCACCGTCGGCGGCCCGCGGTCCACCCCGCTGGAGAGCATCGGCGTGGACAGCCTGCTGATCGCGGAAATCATCGTGGAGCTCGAAGAGCGTCTCGACGTCCTGCTCGAACTCCGCTCCGGAACACGGCTGGAAACACTGGCCGAGCTGTACTCCGCGCTCGCCCCGGCCGGCCCGTCATGA
- a CDS encoding pyridoxal-phosphate dependent enzyme, whose product MSTAVSLHSAGYGPRDGSGSDALLSTLAADVHDACGRIAPHAVRTPTVRLPWLDTDHREVWAKLECWQVSGSFKARGALNALAGFQPGQMSVTASAGNHGLGVAFAARTLGQRTRVFVPTTASELKVRRIAAAGAQVTVVGRDLKEATDHAVEYAQRHELPFISPYADWNVAAGQGTCMVEAVEDAGDFDTVVVPLGGGGLLSGVGAYAVQHSPGTRLIATHPEVFNRPFGQDSIDNCLRMATPPTYADGLAVQHTFTNPLADVLERLLSEVCSVSENEIVLGIYALLHEHSLLVEGAAATAAAALLSGKAPEDTGRTLLILSGGNISSSALARAIVADVHDEHLRIGLGLRRNVPVLEKNEVAGLATHTKDQPQGGAAAGSPESGPPDTRWAESSLSLDDAAARAQDHQRYLEAVALPKAKVAHEALDRLRDLADDLAQELRSPESGLPDVAPGAQEDVLRLLLRVRETLSNGLEWASPAYDQSRRVNFYDTSAQAAGGVNYARYGTNDLRTLELGLTEMLGLPRSGAELLATSSGMAAYQVIESLLLRHAVEPGDTIAYAPYIYFEAAEQLEGLRFLNHVRAECYDADLLVDMVEEHNAKVLFADPVNNVAGLPVVDLRRLAELTEGRDGWSERWLVIDGTMVSGALNVFDLFDKPGHPQILYYESASKYAQFGLDLQMAGVCVVPSHLAAAARTIRRNTGTILYPDALARFPRADRGAYLNRMVQMSANARVIANVLRGDSRIAEHILVGCVDDWRERGWAHGGAVLTVEFRRAGLNNRDGLEAVIERMLGNARARGVPLVKGLSFGFSTTRVSAASAMAQGSDPFLRFSVGTHAREAIQQQAAAAADAVFEYLRTFDAPTSEA is encoded by the coding sequence TTGAGTACCGCAGTCTCCTTGCACTCCGCCGGATACGGGCCGCGCGACGGCTCGGGCTCCGACGCCCTGCTCTCCACTCTGGCCGCGGACGTACACGACGCCTGCGGGCGCATCGCTCCACATGCCGTCCGCACGCCCACCGTGCGACTGCCCTGGCTGGACACGGACCATCGCGAGGTCTGGGCCAAGCTGGAGTGCTGGCAGGTCTCCGGCAGCTTCAAGGCCCGTGGTGCGCTGAACGCGCTGGCCGGGTTCCAGCCGGGCCAGATGTCGGTGACCGCCTCGGCGGGCAACCACGGCCTCGGTGTGGCCTTCGCCGCGCGCACCCTCGGCCAGCGGACCCGGGTATTCGTTCCCACCACCGCCTCGGAGCTCAAGGTCCGGCGGATCGCCGCAGCCGGTGCCCAGGTGACGGTGGTCGGCCGTGACCTCAAGGAGGCCACCGACCATGCGGTGGAGTACGCGCAGCGCCACGAGCTGCCGTTCATCTCACCGTACGCCGACTGGAACGTCGCGGCGGGTCAGGGCACCTGCATGGTCGAAGCCGTCGAGGACGCCGGCGACTTCGATACCGTCGTCGTACCCCTCGGCGGTGGAGGACTGCTGAGCGGAGTCGGCGCCTACGCCGTTCAGCATTCCCCCGGCACGCGGCTCATCGCCACCCACCCCGAGGTGTTCAACCGGCCTTTCGGCCAGGACTCCATCGACAACTGCCTGCGCATGGCGACTCCGCCGACCTACGCGGACGGCCTCGCGGTGCAGCACACCTTCACCAATCCGCTGGCCGACGTGCTGGAGCGGCTGCTGAGCGAGGTGTGCTCCGTCTCCGAGAACGAGATCGTCCTCGGTATCTACGCGCTGCTCCACGAGCACAGCCTTCTGGTCGAGGGTGCGGCGGCGACGGCCGCGGCCGCGCTCCTGAGCGGAAAGGCGCCCGAGGACACGGGGCGAACCCTCCTCATCCTCTCCGGCGGCAACATCTCCTCCTCCGCTCTGGCCCGTGCCATCGTGGCCGACGTCCACGACGAGCACCTGCGCATCGGCCTCGGACTCCGGCGGAATGTGCCCGTCCTGGAGAAGAACGAGGTGGCCGGGCTCGCCACGCACACGAAGGACCAGCCGCAGGGCGGCGCGGCTGCCGGCTCACCGGAGTCCGGCCCCCCGGACACCCGCTGGGCAGAGTCGTCGCTCTCGCTGGACGATGCGGCGGCTCGGGCGCAGGACCACCAGCGCTACCTCGAAGCCGTAGCGCTGCCGAAGGCCAAGGTGGCCCACGAGGCTCTCGACCGGCTGCGTGACCTGGCGGACGACCTGGCTCAGGAGCTGCGCTCGCCGGAGTCCGGCCTTCCGGACGTGGCCCCAGGGGCCCAGGAAGACGTACTCCGTCTACTGCTCCGCGTGCGCGAAACGCTCAGCAACGGACTGGAGTGGGCGAGCCCCGCGTACGACCAGAGCCGACGGGTGAACTTCTACGACACCTCTGCGCAGGCCGCGGGCGGTGTCAACTACGCCCGCTACGGGACGAACGACCTGCGCACCTTGGAGCTCGGACTCACCGAGATGCTCGGTCTGCCCCGTAGTGGTGCGGAGCTGCTCGCCACTTCCAGCGGCATGGCGGCTTACCAGGTGATCGAGAGCCTGTTGTTGCGCCACGCGGTCGAGCCCGGTGACACCATCGCCTATGCGCCGTACATCTACTTCGAGGCCGCCGAACAGCTCGAAGGGCTCCGCTTCCTCAACCATGTGCGTGCCGAGTGCTACGACGCGGATCTGCTGGTCGACATGGTCGAAGAGCACAATGCGAAGGTCCTGTTCGCGGATCCGGTGAACAATGTGGCCGGACTTCCCGTAGTGGATCTGCGTCGGCTCGCTGAGCTCACCGAGGGCAGGGACGGCTGGTCGGAACGCTGGCTGGTCATCGACGGCACCATGGTCTCCGGTGCGCTGAACGTCTTCGACCTCTTCGACAAGCCGGGGCACCCGCAGATCCTCTACTACGAGAGCGCCAGCAAGTACGCGCAGTTCGGACTGGACCTGCAGATGGCAGGCGTCTGCGTGGTCCCCAGCCATCTCGCGGCCGCGGCCAGGACGATCCGCCGCAACACGGGCACCATCCTCTACCCGGACGCCCTCGCCCGCTTCCCGCGGGCCGACCGCGGCGCCTACCTGAACCGCATGGTCCAGATGTCCGCGAACGCGCGCGTCATCGCGAATGTGCTGCGCGGTGATTCCCGTATCGCCGAGCACATCCTGGTCGGCTGCGTGGACGACTGGCGGGAGCGGGGCTGGGCCCACGGTGGCGCGGTTCTGACGGTCGAGTTCCGTCGAGCCGGGCTGAACAACCGGGACGGCCTGGAGGCCGTCATCGAGCGCATGCTCGGCAATGCGCGGGCGCGCGGGGTGCCGCTCGTCAAGGGACTCAGCTTCGGCTTCTCGACGACCCGTGTCTCAGCGGCTTCGGCCATGGCACAGGGCTCGGACCCTTTCCTCCGTTTCTCCGTCGGAACGCACGCGCGGGAGGCGATTCAGCAGCAGGCCGCCGCTGCCGCCGACGCCGTCTTCGAGTACCTGCGCACGTTCGACGCCCCTACGAGTGAGGCCTGA
- a CDS encoding alkaline phosphatase family protein, translating into MKKLLVVGLDGATFDVLDRYVREHSDGALAQLYRSGTVRTLKSTLPFFTGPAWTTCMTGLRPDQHGVYHWRGRFDAERGNRPLVSTRHLEEAFLWWYVQQQGGRVSVTNFPMAYPAPPSEGVFVCGTLSLEDAPGQTWPPHLAEDLKKRLPGYRYEIEKGLSFVDRPGELRKHILEVGGNHLAAAVDFAQPSSADLAVHVVTVTDRMQHFFWDHEDGPGSAVWDAYAFADEALAKLLAQQDWDNVVVVSDHGAGPSRQVFQTDDWLVEHGWAQRADNGREVDMHKSWAYAGEEPEIAVYVNRQDRQGYGVPADEFPGFLRKLREELLAVRAPETQQPVFQRVLVAEDVYDGPLRDLGPDLILIPADGIHPRPGLAGTLFTEPGGLISGHRIDGIFLAGGADFPSSPDRSANRPLEMAEVFSVLCAAQGVAVPDGIPVSPLLTELGVQYTVDEGLHWTHQVDGEPAQQADSPDMLRRLAELGYL; encoded by the coding sequence ATGAAGAAACTTCTGGTCGTCGGTCTGGACGGCGCGACGTTCGACGTCTTGGACCGCTATGTGCGCGAGCACTCGGACGGAGCTCTGGCCCAGCTGTACCGGTCGGGGACGGTACGGACGCTGAAATCCACCCTCCCCTTCTTCACGGGTCCGGCATGGACCACCTGCATGACCGGGCTCCGCCCCGATCAGCACGGGGTGTACCACTGGCGCGGCCGGTTCGACGCCGAGCGCGGGAACCGCCCGCTGGTCTCCACACGCCACCTGGAGGAAGCCTTCCTCTGGTGGTACGTGCAGCAGCAGGGTGGCCGGGTGTCGGTCACCAACTTCCCCATGGCTTATCCCGCACCGCCCTCGGAGGGCGTGTTCGTGTGCGGCACGCTGTCGCTGGAGGACGCGCCGGGCCAGACCTGGCCGCCCCACCTGGCGGAGGACCTGAAGAAGCGTCTTCCCGGGTACCGCTACGAGATCGAGAAGGGGCTGTCGTTCGTCGACCGCCCGGGAGAGCTGCGCAAGCACATTCTCGAGGTGGGCGGTAACCACCTGGCCGCCGCCGTGGATTTCGCACAGCCCTCCAGTGCCGACCTGGCCGTGCACGTGGTCACCGTGACGGACCGCATGCAGCACTTCTTCTGGGATCACGAGGATGGCCCCGGCAGCGCCGTCTGGGATGCCTACGCCTTCGCCGACGAGGCTCTCGCCAAACTGCTCGCCCAGCAGGACTGGGACAACGTCGTGGTGGTCAGTGATCACGGGGCCGGCCCCTCCCGGCAGGTGTTCCAGACCGATGACTGGCTCGTCGAGCACGGTTGGGCACAGCGCGCCGACAACGGCCGCGAAGTGGACATGCACAAGTCCTGGGCGTACGCCGGTGAGGAGCCGGAGATCGCCGTCTACGTCAACCGGCAGGACCGGCAGGGCTACGGCGTACCGGCCGATGAGTTTCCGGGGTTCCTGAGGAAGCTGCGGGAAGAGCTGCTCGCCGTACGTGCGCCGGAGACCCAGCAGCCGGTGTTCCAGCGGGTACTCGTCGCCGAGGACGTGTACGACGGCCCGCTCCGGGATCTCGGCCCGGACCTGATCCTGATTCCGGCCGACGGGATCCACCCCCGGCCGGGGCTCGCGGGCACGCTGTTCACGGAGCCCGGAGGTCTCATCAGCGGTCACCGTATCGACGGCATCTTCCTGGCCGGCGGCGCCGACTTCCCGTCGTCCCCGGACCGGTCCGCGAACCGGCCGTTGGAGATGGCGGAGGTGTTCTCCGTACTCTGTGCCGCCCAGGGCGTGGCCGTGCCCGACGGCATCCCGGTCAGCCCCCTGCTCACCGAACTCGGTGTCCAGTACACCGTCGACGAGGGGCTGCACTGGACCCATCAGGTCGACGGGGAGCCCGCGCAACAGGCGGACTCACCCGACATGCTGCGCCGTCTCGCGGAACTCGGTTATCTGTGA
- a CDS encoding SDR family oxidoreductase — MISYARTVRTSDANGGKVRRAVITGGAGFLGSHLCERLLGSGYEVICLDNFLTSEPGNIAHLMGHESFKLARTDVTGYIHVVGDVDVVLHFASPASPIDYLQLPIETLKVGSIGTLHALGLAKEKGARFLLASTSEVYGDPQTHPQPEDYWGHVNPVGPRGVYDEAKRFAEAMTTAYRTHHGLDTAIVRIFNTYGPRMRAHDGRAIPTFIRQALAGEPITVSGDGSQTRSVCYVDDLVRGLIQFVESDGHGPMNLGNPHELSILELAHEVKRLTGSDSPIEFIAKPQDDPMIRRPDIGLAERNLSWKPQVPLEEGLIRTIEWFRRHAPAEEGALGRVAAL, encoded by the coding sequence ATGATCAGCTATGCTCGCACCGTTCGAACGTCTGATGCCAACGGGGGCAAAGTGAGAAGAGCGGTCATCACGGGCGGAGCCGGGTTCCTTGGTTCGCACCTGTGCGAACGTCTGCTGGGCTCGGGCTACGAGGTCATCTGCCTCGACAACTTCCTTACGAGCGAGCCGGGAAACATCGCTCATCTGATGGGCCACGAGTCCTTCAAGCTCGCTCGCACCGACGTCACCGGGTACATCCACGTGGTCGGAGACGTGGACGTCGTACTCCACTTCGCGTCCCCCGCTTCGCCCATCGACTACCTTCAACTGCCCATCGAGACCCTCAAGGTGGGATCCATCGGGACCCTGCACGCATTGGGGCTCGCGAAGGAGAAGGGCGCCCGCTTCCTGCTGGCATCCACCTCCGAGGTGTACGGCGACCCGCAGACCCACCCCCAGCCTGAGGATTACTGGGGGCATGTCAATCCGGTCGGGCCTCGCGGCGTCTACGACGAGGCCAAGCGATTTGCTGAAGCGATGACTACGGCCTACCGCACCCATCACGGCCTCGACACCGCGATCGTGAGGATCTTCAACACCTACGGGCCCAGGATGCGCGCCCACGACGGCAGGGCCATCCCGACCTTCATCAGGCAGGCCCTGGCCGGTGAGCCCATCACCGTGTCCGGGGACGGCAGCCAGACCCGTTCGGTGTGCTACGTGGACGACCTCGTCAGGGGGCTGATCCAGTTCGTGGAGTCGGACGGGCACGGCCCGATGAACCTGGGCAATCCTCACGAACTGTCCATCCTCGAACTCGCGCACGAGGTGAAGCGGCTCACCGGTTCGGACTCGCCCATCGAGTTCATCGCCAAGCCCCAGGACGACCCCATGATCCGGCGCCCTGACATCGGCCTCGCCGAAAGAAACCTCTCGTGGAAACCGCAGGTGCCTCTGGAGGAGGGCCTGATCCGGACCATCGAGTGGTTTCGCCGCCACGCACCGGCTGAGGAAGGGGCTCTGGGACGGGTGGCCGCGCTCTGA